Genomic window (Zingiber officinale cultivar Zhangliang chromosome 2B, Zo_v1.1, whole genome shotgun sequence):
CTTCAAGAAGAATGAGACCTTTTGAGAAAAAAAACAGAAAGGCATATTTTCTGATACCATTAAAGAATTTTGTCATTTATCGTCAAAGAAATCATCTAATATCAAATTATCAATTAATGGTGATAATgaactttaatttttcttgtaTTCCAATACACTACTGTACTTCCAGCAGAATCAAATTGCTTATTTCCAGATGAATAGGCGCAAacataaaaattagtaaaattaaaattaaaaaatggacTTACCTTAGCTAATGAGATGCTAAACGACACAAAAAAAAGTTATGCTTAAATGTCTTGCTTTAGTAATGTCATACCTTTAAGAGTCTGGTTCAGTAATAGTTTACAAGTAGGAACAAGAAAAAAAGTAAGCATTCATATACATCTGACTATTAAATGAATGCTTTAGTTTAAAGTAATTGATTAAATTACTTTATGATTTCAGTATCAAAACACTCAAGTCTAGAAACCCAGAAGTAGACAAAACTTGAATACATATGTTAACGTCCAAGGGAAGATCTTAGTCTCTCAAAAGCATACATAATATTTTACATAAAGTAATTGATTAAATTCCTTGcttagtaatgtcatttcatggaTACAAAGATCCTGGCGCCGAGAAAAAAATTGATTCTTCCTATTAAATGAATGGCAGAGTTTATACCATTGCAAACCCTTGTTGAACCACAAACCACCAAACGGATGTCACCCAGATTCTACATTTGTGCACCCAAAAAAGACTCTATTTTCACTGAACGTAAGGAAGAAGGGGAAAAACAGCGAAGagcaaacaagaaaaagaaaaaaatcagtGAAACGGCGAGGGAAATTATAACAAATTCGATTAAAAGATCCAAGCTATGccaaaagggggaaaaaaaagaaacaaaaaatagaaACCAGAACGCATGAAGATTTATGAAtctatgaaagaaaaatctaggATCATTTTTATCACACTTACTTCGCTGCAGGAGCTGCCGGACTATCATTCCCAACAGAACCACAGCCCTTCGGGGTGACCTTCCGCTCCTGCCCAGCCGCTTTCACCGCTAGGTCCTTCCCCACTTTCCCTTGCCCAGAAAGCTGCCCTGCACTGCCACCGGACGCAACCTCCCCTCTCCCCGAAAATAAGCCGCCACCTTTTACCGAGTTCACTTCAGATCCGCCACCTTCGGCGGCAAATCCCCACGTCCCGCCCCCATCGTTGGCGTCGGAGAACCCCCTCTTGGCACCGAAGATGAAGCTCTTGGGGAGCAAATCCAGGGTGAGCCCAATCTTCTCCACGCGGTGGGGCGACTCCGACCCAGGCAGCCCCAACCTGAGTTCCGTGGCCTTGAGGTTCAGAACCCCTCCCTCGACTCCGCCGGCAAAGGAGTTCCGCTCCGACAGACCTATGTAATCATGCTCCACCGTCGACGACATCAACCTCTGCATAGAGAACAGGAGATCATCAAACTGCTGAAGATTCAAAGGTAGTCGAACAAACAATCGCAAAGGGCAGAGgagtaaaaacaaaaaaaaacggaGACACCTTTGTGTCTGGTTTTGCTGATCGTTAGCAGCTTCCTCTTCCTCCTACATTAGACACTTTGGGCTTATCGTTAGCCCATATCCGTCGGAGAGGGAGGCGACGACGACCGACAAGAGATATAGGGACGACGCCTTCTCGGAACCTATCTGCATCTTGGCGGATCGAGCGGTGAATCGGAAGCACAGATCTCCAATCTCTGTTTCTGTCTGCTTCGAATTGGGAGAATAAAGGAGGTCGAGATTGGGTCGGCGATGGGAGGGGAGGAGAAGATAGAGGCGGAGAAGGTGAGTCGCCCGAAGACGGCTCTCTCTCTCTGCCTCCCGTGGACGACATCATATAGGGTTAGGTTAGAGGGAAGAGTTGaaaattttagctaagtattggtaggaaaattatcatagacatcagattttaaaaaccgatgttaaaatcggtgtctattaacgaaaaaacggacgcttatagacatcgcctaaaaaatcgatgtctatgagcgaaaatctgcgctcatagacaccggtttttagaaaaaccggtgtaaaatactcaaagacatcggtttttgcttaaaaccgttgttgttccattgatgtctatgagggtttttgttgtagtgaagaagagaaaaaagaggaagaagaagagaaggaagaagattagaaggtgccccatcctagagactccttttgtGATCGGtgttttggaagagaagaaaagaatggtggtgtcgtcttggtagatcgtcatccacatgacatccaagaagaggagaggaatatggcagaagatcaagaggtctttagctacgaagaaaggtacaactagttctttaattccgctgcgtatctaGTTTTGCTCTCTTCGTatcgattttggatatcgattttgaataccaacacaagaggccagcgatcttatactttgatcaaggtgtgttttgatcattcaagaacttacttgattgatcaaacacatgtctgatcgaatgtgcgggttgctaggaatagttctgtacttgtacaatttttgtataggaaatttaaatagaacggaattccagcaccCTTCAAGTAccccgaggtagttttgatgtggtcaatacATAGGAATAGCGAAGTCCCGGTTGAGCGGCTATCCTGCTCAGCCTAGCAACTACCTCACTGTGTTATCccttgacatccttttgggagttaatgCCGCTGACACCGGGCAtggacaaccagaagatcgtacgatggaagcttccactgtcatatcagatatatgctcggcctgttaaggtactgtgtcagggacactttactaacaagtcttttcaggggaaACTTGAGGAAGCGTGCTCACCTTGGGGAGCATGCACACGCGctataggagctctatataaagggggtccaaggaTCGGGGGAGGTACGCAATAGACACTACTCGTGCTATTGTTCATTCTTGTTATTGCTCCGCCTTCTACTTTATCGCCGATGACTGACTTGAATATCGGAGGGTCAATgtcgaggaccccttccctggcttggcACTGATATAATCTATATTGCAGGTTGGAGCAGAGTCTACAGGCGGtcagcgggagcgccacatccccagctttccatctcataGACTTTCGGATaagatcatatttggcgccgtATGTGGGAACTTAACCTTCATCCAAGTTGAGAAGATGGAGGATGTTGGATGACTCACCACCGTGATGCTCACcaaagaggagctcgacatgctcaTGCAAGCTTGAGCAGCGAAGATATTCAAGCAGCAGTAATAGCAGGCACTAGCTGATTGACAAGTGCAGCAGCCGATGGCGTCAGCAATAGGAGGGCGAATAGGATTAGAAGACTAACTGGAACAAGTTTCCATATGGGGGTAGAATAGAGGACTGACCGACATGCAGGGTGAAGCACCGCACGTGCCCATCCCCTTTCATTGTgccttgttccaaacccccttAGAAATATCTCAGGTGAACCAGGAAAGGGTGTCATCTTCGAATGACGCTCCCGTTTAGGATGCACGAAAAGGAAAGGCGCCTAGAAGTCACGTTTTACCCTAGCGGATCAATCTGCAGTTCTCTCAGGCGATCTTGTGTGACCCTCTACCCAGGCACTATACCCCACTGgtgatcggggaatacaatggaatgaccgatccagatgatcatctggataagtTTGATAACATGGCCACGCTGCACCAGTACATAGATGGTGTGAAGTGCTGAGTCTTTCTTACTACTCTCTCCTGCTCAGCACAACGCTGGTTCCGAAGACTGCCAGATGGATCCATATgcagcttcaaggactttcgaGATGCATTCCAGCACCATTTTGCCAACAGCTGACACTATCATAAGACGAGCGTGAGCCTCTTTGCCCTAAAGCAGGGGCCAAGGAAGCGCTTTGACCGTACATCAGGCACTTTAACCAAGTagccatggatatcccctcggtctcatctgagacgatgatgaacgccttcactcaaGGGCTCATCGAAGGAGAATTCTTTCGGTTGCTCATCAGGAAGGCcaatgaatatataaatgtggaagaagcccaggcagTGAGGAAGAAGGAAACGTCGTCGAGCCCACGCTGGTGCCCAAGTGACGACCATTGAGCAGCCACCAAGCACCCAAAGGGCCAAGAGCGGAGGGAGCGTGGCCACACTAGGAGGCCAGGACACATGCCGTGCAGCATGTGGCCTCCAGTCGGTAGAATATGGCAAGAGGCAAGGTATGGACACCAATGTTCTACTCCTTTCACTAGTCGACGACGCACAACACGTGCGACTGCTACAATCTGACACCGATCGACAGTCGACTGGCGCCAAGAGGATACCGCCACCGATCTCAAACACCTGATCGACGACATAGACAACGATTTATCGAGTGATGAGAGGACGAAAGAAGGGCGCCTGAGCGTCACCATCAGCATCAATGGAGGGATAACGCTGATCCCTCCCGATTCTCGGCTGAGCAAAATAGACCCtttgctcgggaagaagaaaacagaagcaacgcCGCCCGAGGAGAAATAGGTATGCTTGCCGGTGGGCTGACCGGCAGTGATTCCAACAGAGCCAGGAAGTCGCACGCTCGATGACTGGAGATCCACGCCTTGGGATGCAGTAGGGAGAAGACAGAAGGGCCCAAGATAAGCTTTGGCCCCAGtgatttggagggagtggagatccctcacgatgacACGCTGATCATCTGAgcgataattgctaattatactattcatcgaacttttgttgataAAGGTGGTTTGGTGAACATCATCTTTAAGAAGGtgttcgatcaattacaaatcaATCGAAATGAGTTGTTGCCCATGATGACCCCTCTTTATGATTTCATGGGTAATGAAGTACTACCAATCGGACATGCCCGACTGGGCATCTCCCCGAGTGTAGCTCAgcaggaccacaaacttcatcgtggtggatgcaccgtcggcctacaacatcatcttgggccaaccgaccctcaatgaattccAGGCGGTGGTGTCTACATACTGCTAAAAGATCAAGTTCTCGGTGGACGACTGGGTGGACGAAGTCAAAGGCGATCAGCTGGCTGCTCggtgatgctacgtcgagatggtcaagtccaAAGCGAGAAGTACTAAGAAGAATCCTCGCTTGGAGGTGAACCCAATCACTGAAAAACCTCCTACATTGgtgtacgaagaaaaggaggaggttcagatccaccccaGCTAAATGGAAGCAACCACCTTTATCGCCGCTGACCTAGAggtggagaagaaggcagagttggtcgcCTGCCTTAGACAAAATCATAATGTGTTTAcatggtcgacacacgagcttccCGATATCTCCCCGAGTGTGGCTTAGCATGAGCTTCATGTCTGACTGGATGCTCGACCGCTGTTACGAACCACAAGTGTACGGttacatcatcagtaataaaagaatatcgaatccacagggtttggttataaccactaaagatgtctcaaaatgaattagctaaacGATCGATCAAAGAATTATATGATCTAAGTACCAATTAGAAAACAGAAATAAAAGGTAGATGCAGAAAACTATGTTTAAtgaaggttctaggagttttgatttctttgtgaTACTCATCAATGTAATACGATCCACTAATCTTTATCCTCAATTGCAATGTATTTGTAAGAAGTCACTGGCTATTTCCTGCAGAAAACACCGGTCAAGGGACTCTTGTCTACACCTAAAGCAATCAAATAGTTACGACTCCTAtaaagtccgttagcggggcaaccctgtcacaacgcccctcggtcatacaacatagaaatacTTCACTAATCAATTTACATAAAGATATAGAATTCAGTTCATCTATCTATCCcacttctttgtaggttcttgCTTCACAATTCAAGATGATCCTCTAAATGTCCGTTAACGGGGCAACCCTGTCACGAcatccctcggtcatacaatctagggaATTACTCTCCAAGATTCCTCAAGAAATACAaactgttgggtctttcgggccgcgaaaaccgctttttcgcgtcgcggaaaccccgaaacccctgccagcggatccgtgcgaaggaaaaataaaaaaaaatacgagtacgagtttctaatgtctagatctacactagataagagcgttatcctcgatgcgaagccctttgctatcccgctagtccaacggtttgccggatctcaagattgtcaaagtagacaaccctctagaagtatccacacgaacaaaattaggtggaggggaccaaacaaaagtgtgctagcacctatgatgTTCGGCaaagaaaggagagggagagattgaggagagcttgaggaagaagatgatggaatgaatgagaattactcacaaaatgaaactcatcttgcaattgatgtggccgaccacattaagaggagttgtaacctccatggaatgccaagagtcataactcttggtaactcccatgaggtgacatcccacttaagcaaccatgatgatgtggagcatcatcattggcccactcaatgccaactcaccaatgaggtggcataaagtcaagtcaaacttgactcttcatcttcctctcaagtcaagtcaaacttgacttaatctctctcatggttgatcttaatccaaccatttaattcaagccaatttaatataatgaatctaattcatttaattaaattgatccaatgagtcataatctaaattagactcattgaacacatgaatcaacttgagtccaactcaattagcccaattaggattactcttaatccaatttgattcatcaaatgaatctaatcctcttggttcatcatatgaacctaatctccatctaattgtctttagtgtgtgaccctataggttcttgtaatgttggcaatgcccctaaacccatttaggagcataagtaatgagcggtatctagcaacacatcattactacccaagttacaagaatgttgagatccaacatcaccttgtgactactaattgtgactcctcacaatatatgacaagtgtccttttatcctagacatctagattaatcaatgtgaggcatagaccgtgtcatcctctgatcaaactaaatcttgaactccaagtagactcactaaatcaaatgaactcaatatctcatattgactcatttgggcatggccatgcacttcgtggtctcactctatcaagaatatcgatgtctctcccgtcatataggagggatagatcccatctacatcactcacatccctctgtataattcgttacatacccagtaatcgcctttatagtccacccagttacgggtgacgtttgacgaaaccaaagtacataactccttatgtagggatccatggtgacttcaggtccaaggactagtagtcatactaatagccacatgagaaagtatatgacactcatataacaatccatgatactttctcatggcgggtcatttagtatacattctctaatgcatacccatgtgtcaacttgatatctttatatccatgacttgtgagatcaagtcatcgagttgacctacatgctagtcttattgcattaacattgtctctgaatgttaatactcgactaggaatgattaagagtagtgttccctatatcatctcactatcggttcaactaaccgattgatataggtgagaaccttctactcaaggacgctattatacttagattatttgacaccaatacaagtaagtataataaccaaaacacatgcctttatttatataagaatatgatacaacaagtccataatacaatcatcaaatgattggctctagggctctaactaacaatctcccactagcactagtgccaattagcgtaggctctaagccccaatgacctagtgtgaccatcatgcttcctctgtgccaaagccttggtcaagggatctgcgatgttagcctctgtaggtactctgcatatcttcacatctcctctctcgataatctctcgaatgagatggaagcgccgtagtatgtgtttggtctgctggtgtgagcgaggttcctttgcctgtgctatagctccattgttgtcacaatagagctcaatagggtcagcgatactgggaaccaccccaagtttagtgatgaacttgcagatccaaactgcctcctttgctgcctctgatgcagcaatgtattcggcctctgtcgtagaatcaactactgtatccagcttcgaactcttccagctcacaacaccaccattaatgcaaaatacgaaccccgatcatgaaccctttacaactagctcatcactgcctccat
Coding sequences:
- the LOC122048488 gene encoding auxin-responsive protein IAA27-like is translated as MSSTVEHDYIGLSERNSFAGGVEGGVLNLKATELRLGLPGSESPHRVEKIGLTLDLLPKSFIFGAKRGFSDANDGGGTWGFAAEGGGSEVNSVKGGGLFSGRGEVASGGSAGQLSGQGKVGKDLAVKAAGQERKVTPKGCGSVGNDSPAAPAAK